In the genome of Staphylococcus durrellii, one region contains:
- a CDS encoding replication initiation and membrane attachment family protein, translating to MGLQSSDFGLRPQDNFKVIRDFSINEQHLDILNRLFTPLIGPNAMGLYYYLDQFVIQDSEIVTTHYVIMSELKINLNEFRKQMDLLEAIGLVKSYVRHDSNDSSFVYKLIQPPSAYQFFSDPMLSIFLFSEVDKERYYQLKAYFEQNNRFNVENYQEITRKYTDVFKVPNKKLNDDVTSIKREKAYEGLNLAKVDFDFETLYDLLQSHFISTEIINADAKALITQLATLYGLTPEAMKSVILKSITSAQQLSFEDMRKYARTYYLMEHEQHLPSLQLKQHSAPKFDNNNKNSAEEDRLEQLNRVSPIEMLTSWKGSDISLDEKKLVEELVEREQLSFGVINILLQFVMLKEDMRLPKNYTLKIASHWKRKGLKTAQEAEPFAKKMNEEEQQQKSQRTYKQPRANLVSKEMTPKWLLERDDSINQSQKESNNQTMIDDTEHEKERAAFLEHLKERWGDDD from the coding sequence ATGGGTTTGCAATCTTCTGACTTTGGATTGAGACCTCAAGATAACTTTAAGGTTATCCGCGATTTTTCCATAAACGAACAACATCTAGATATATTAAATAGACTTTTCACTCCTTTAATAGGTCCTAATGCTATGGGGCTTTATTACTATTTAGATCAATTTGTGATACAAGATTCTGAAATAGTAACAACACATTATGTGATAATGAGTGAATTAAAAATAAATTTAAATGAATTTAGAAAACAAATGGATTTATTAGAGGCAATAGGTTTAGTTAAAAGTTATGTGCGTCATGATAGTAACGATTCATCTTTTGTATACAAACTCATACAGCCACCATCGGCATACCAATTTTTTAGTGATCCAATGCTCTCAATATTTCTATTTAGTGAGGTGGATAAAGAACGTTATTATCAATTGAAAGCTTATTTTGAACAAAATAATCGTTTTAATGTAGAAAACTATCAAGAAATTACGCGTAAATACACTGACGTTTTCAAAGTACCTAATAAAAAATTAAATGATGATGTTACTAGTATTAAACGTGAGAAAGCATATGAAGGATTGAATCTGGCTAAAGTAGATTTTGATTTTGAAACTTTATATGATTTATTACAATCACATTTTATTAGTACTGAAATTATTAATGCAGATGCTAAGGCTTTAATTACGCAACTAGCTACTTTATATGGTTTAACACCTGAAGCGATGAAAAGCGTTATCTTAAAGTCAATAACAAGTGCACAGCAACTGTCATTTGAAGATATGCGCAAATACGCAAGAACTTATTACCTAATGGAACACGAACAACACTTACCCTCATTACAACTAAAACAGCATAGTGCACCTAAATTTGACAATAATAATAAAAACAGTGCTGAAGAAGATCGATTGGAGCAGTTAAATCGCGTAAGTCCTATCGAAATGTTAACCTCTTGGAAAGGCTCAGATATTAGCTTAGATGAAAAGAAATTAGTAGAAGAGTTAGTAGAAAGGGAGCAATTATCATTTGGTGTAATTAATATATTATTACAATTTGTGATGCTAAAAGAAGACATGCGATTACCGAAAAATTACACATTAAAAATTGCATCACATTGGAAACGTAAAGGTTTAAAGACTGCACAAGAAGCAGAACCTTTCGCTAAAAAAATGAATGAAGAAGAGCAACAACAAAAGTCTCAACGCACCTATAAGCAACCACGAGCAAATTTAGTATCAAAAGAAATGACGCCTAAATGGTTACTAGAAAGAGACGACAGTATTAACCAATCTCAAAAGGAATCTAATAATCAAACGATGATAGATGATACAGAGCATGAAAAAGAACGTGCTGCTTTTTTAGAACATTTAAAAGAAAGATGGGGGGATGATGACTAA
- the polA gene encoding DNA polymerase I: MNKLILIDGNSLSFRAFYALPLLQNKAGIHTNAVYGFAMLLEKIIKEEQPTNFLVAFDAGKTTFRHNTYSEYKGGRQKTPPELSEQLPYVRQLLDVYGIKRYELENYEADDIIGTLSNEAHSAGFETIIVTGDRDLTQLANDNVTIYYTKKGVTDVDHYTPEFIAEKYNGLTPSQIVDMKGLMGDASDNIPGVAGVGEKTAIKLLNEYKTVENVYENIDNVSGKKLKEKLENSKNDALMSKQLATINCKSPIEVSLKDTEMPLKNDETEKIELFKKLEFKQLLDQMNIDGTTESEETIDLTVEQDFTNIDFANLQQATIHFELEDTNYLKDQILKFGLFDGAHHVVIDAKDIEKNSDLVQWLESNNTRKVVYDAKKTYVVAHRLNIDINEIVFDTMLASYIIDPSRTIDDVHSVVSYYGQTYVKTNISVFGKGKKRQVPEDDVLNDYVASILHAIYNASSKMEEQLEAYNQVELLQDLELPLAKILSKMEETGIYTEASELKDMEIEIQDKLDKLIANIYDSAGEEFNINSPKQLGVVLFETLQLPVIKKTKTGYSTAVDVLEQLQGEHSIIDYILEYRQLSKLQSTYVEGLQKVISDDKRIHSRFNQTLAQTGRLSSIDPNLQNIPVRLEEGRKIRKAFKSSEKDTVIFSADYSQIELRVLAHITQDESMIQAFKDNEDIHTATAVKVFGVNADEVDSLMRRQAKAVNFGIVYGISDYGLSQNLGITRKQAKQFIDDYLDSFPGVKQYMTDIVKDAKAQGFVETLMHRRRYIPDITSRNFNLRSFAERTAMNTPIQGSAADIIKLAMVNFDKAVESKSFNVKLLLQVHDELIFEVPKDEVQDFSEFIENIMDNALPLDVPLLVECNYGDTWYDAK; the protein is encoded by the coding sequence GTGAATAAATTAATTTTAATAGATGGTAACAGTTTAAGCTTTAGAGCATTTTATGCTTTACCGTTATTGCAAAACAAGGCTGGTATTCATACTAACGCAGTGTATGGTTTTGCAATGTTATTAGAAAAAATAATTAAAGAAGAACAACCTACGAACTTTTTAGTAGCATTTGATGCGGGTAAAACAACTTTCCGACATAATACATATAGTGAATATAAAGGAGGTCGTCAAAAAACGCCTCCAGAATTAAGTGAACAATTGCCTTATGTAAGACAGTTATTAGATGTATATGGTATTAAAAGATATGAATTAGAAAATTATGAAGCTGATGATATCATCGGTACACTTAGTAACGAAGCGCATTCAGCTGGATTTGAAACAATAATTGTTACGGGTGACCGAGACTTAACCCAACTTGCTAACGATAATGTAACGATATATTATACAAAAAAAGGTGTGACTGATGTAGATCATTATACACCTGAATTCATAGCGGAAAAATATAATGGTTTAACACCTAGTCAAATTGTTGATATGAAAGGTCTAATGGGCGATGCTTCAGATAATATCCCAGGCGTAGCCGGTGTTGGTGAAAAAACGGCCATTAAATTATTAAACGAATATAAAACAGTAGAAAATGTTTATGAAAATATTGACAATGTTTCTGGTAAAAAGTTAAAAGAAAAATTAGAAAACAGTAAAAATGATGCACTAATGAGTAAACAACTGGCAACTATAAATTGTAAAAGTCCAATAGAAGTTTCATTAAAAGATACTGAAATGCCTTTAAAAAATGATGAAACTGAAAAAATAGAATTGTTTAAGAAACTAGAGTTTAAGCAATTATTAGATCAAATGAATATAGATGGTACTACCGAAAGTGAAGAAACAATTGATTTGACTGTGGAACAAGATTTTACAAATATCGATTTTGCTAATTTACAACAAGCAACGATTCATTTCGAATTAGAGGATACAAATTATTTAAAGGATCAAATTTTAAAATTTGGTCTTTTCGATGGAGCACATCACGTGGTAATTGATGCAAAAGATATTGAAAAAAATAGTGATTTAGTTCAATGGTTAGAAAGCAATAATACTAGGAAAGTCGTGTATGATGCTAAAAAAACTTACGTTGTCGCCCATAGATTAAATATCGATATAAATGAAATTGTTTTCGATACAATGCTAGCTAGTTATATCATCGATCCATCAAGAACGATAGACGATGTTCATTCTGTTGTGAGTTATTATGGGCAAACTTATGTAAAGACTAACATTAGCGTGTTCGGCAAGGGAAAGAAACGCCAAGTACCAGAAGATGATGTATTAAATGATTATGTTGCAAGTATTTTACATGCTATATACAATGCATCGTCTAAAATGGAAGAACAATTAGAAGCATATAATCAAGTCGAACTATTACAAGACTTAGAACTTCCACTTGCTAAAATTTTAAGCAAAATGGAAGAAACAGGTATATATACTGAAGCTAGTGAATTGAAAGATATGGAAATCGAAATTCAAGACAAACTAGACAAACTAATAGCAAACATTTATGATTCTGCGGGCGAAGAATTTAATATTAATTCGCCAAAACAATTGGGTGTCGTGCTATTTGAAACATTACAGTTACCAGTCATTAAAAAAACTAAGACAGGTTATTCAACTGCAGTAGACGTGTTGGAGCAACTACAAGGTGAACATTCAATAATTGACTATATTTTAGAATACCGTCAACTATCCAAGTTACAATCGACGTATGTTGAAGGTCTTCAAAAAGTAATTAGTGATGATAAAAGGATTCATTCAAGGTTTAATCAAACACTGGCTCAGACAGGGAGACTATCATCTATTGATCCAAATTTACAAAATATACCTGTGCGCCTTGAAGAAGGACGTAAAATAAGAAAGGCATTTAAATCTTCTGAAAAGGATACAGTCATATTTTCAGCTGACTATTCTCAAATCGAATTACGAGTGCTAGCGCACATCACACAAGATGAGAGTATGATACAGGCGTTCAAAGACAATGAAGATATTCATACTGCAACAGCGGTTAAAGTGTTTGGTGTTAATGCAGATGAAGTTGATAGTCTAATGCGTAGACAAGCAAAAGCTGTAAATTTTGGTATCGTTTATGGAATCAGTGATTATGGTTTAAGTCAAAATTTAGGTATTACCCGTAAACAAGCAAAACAATTTATTGACGATTATTTAGATAGTTTCCCAGGCGTAAAACAATATATGACTGATATTGTTAAAGATGCAAAAGCACAAGGATTTGTAGAAACGCTTATGCATAGACGGCGCTATATTCCAGACATTACTAGTCGTAACTTTAATTTACGTAGCTTTGCAGAACGAACTGCTATGAACACACCAATTCAAGGTAGTGCTGCAGATATTATTAAACTTGCGATGGTTAATTTTGATAAGGCTGTTGAAAGTAAATCATTTAATGTGAAATTATTACTTCAAGTTCACGATGAATTAATATTTGAAGTACCAAAAGATGAAGTTCAAGATTTTAGTGAATTTATAGAAAATATAATGGATAACGCATTACCATTAGATGTACCGCTACTCGTTGAATGTAACTATGGCGATACATGGTACGATGCTAAATAG
- the coaE gene encoding dephospho-CoA kinase (Dephospho-CoA kinase (CoaE) performs the final step in coenzyme A biosynthesis.) — translation MPKVIGLTGGIATGKSTVSEVLSVHGFKIVDADVASRKAVEKGSEGLAKVKAVFGDEAIDENGEMNRAYVGDVVFNQPEKRMELNQIVHPIVHDIMEKEKNDYLNKGYNVIMDIPLLFENELQETVDEVWLVYTSESIQIDRLMERNNLSMEDAKARVLSQISIDKKRRMADHVIDNRDSKLDLKQNLESFLVEEGYIDGSEHL, via the coding sequence ATGCCAAAAGTAATAGGTCTTACCGGTGGAATTGCTACCGGAAAATCTACAGTATCAGAAGTTTTATCTGTACACGGCTTTAAAATTGTAGATGCAGATGTGGCTTCTCGTAAAGCAGTCGAAAAAGGTAGTGAAGGCTTAGCAAAAGTTAAAGCTGTTTTTGGAGATGAAGCTATAGATGAAAATGGAGAAATGAATCGTGCATATGTAGGGGATGTCGTTTTTAACCAACCAGAAAAGCGTATGGAATTAAATCAAATTGTTCATCCAATCGTTCATGACATCATGGAAAAAGAAAAAAATGATTATTTGAATAAAGGGTATAATGTTATTATGGACATTCCGTTATTATTTGAAAATGAATTACAAGAAACTGTAGACGAAGTGTGGTTAGTTTATACTTCGGAAAGTATACAAATTGATAGACTAATGGAACGTAATAACTTATCAATGGAAGATGCAAAAGCACGTGTATTGAGTCAAATTTCTATCGATAAAAAACGGAGAATGGCGGATCATGTTATTGATAATAGAGATTCAAAGCTAGACTTAAAACAAAATTTAGAAAGTTTCTTAGTAGAGGAAGGCTATATCGACGGGTCTGAACACTTATAA
- the thrS gene encoding threonine--tRNA ligase encodes MEQIKIQFPDGNPKEFDIGTTTEDIAQSISPGLRKKAVAGKFNDKLVDLTRPLESDGSIEIVTPGSEEALEVLRHSTAHLMAQALKRLYGDVKFGVGPVIEGGFYYDFDMDESVSSDDFEKIEKTMKQIVEENHKIVRKVVSRDEAKAFFSDDPYKLELIEAIPADENVTLYSQGEFTDLCRGVHVPTTSKIKEFKLLSTAGAYWRGDSNNKMLQRIYGTAFFDKKDLKAHLKMLEERKERDHRRIGKDLELFANNQLVGAGLPLWLPNGATIRREIERYIVDKEISMGYDHVYTPVMANTDLYKKSGHWDHYNEDMFPTMKLDEQEEMVLRPMNCPHHMMIYANKPHSYRELPIRIAELGTMHRYEASGAVSGLQRVRGMTLNDAHIFVRPDQIKEEFKRVVNLIIDVYEDFGFENYNFRLSYRDPEDKEKYYDDDDMWVKAESMLKEAVDELGLEYTEAIGEAAFYGPKLDVQVQTAMGKEETLSTTQLDFLLPQKFDLTYIGNDGEQHRPVVIHRGVVSTMERFVAFLTEETKGAFPTWLAPMQVEIIPVNVDLHYDYARNLQDELKSQGIRVEIDDRNEKMGYKIREAQMQKIPYQLVVGDKEMENNEVNVRKYGSQDQETVEKDDFIWNLVDQIRLKK; translated from the coding sequence ATGGAACAAATAAAAATTCAATTTCCAGATGGTAATCCAAAGGAATTCGATATAGGCACAACTACAGAAGACATAGCGCAATCTATAAGTCCTGGATTACGAAAAAAAGCAGTTGCTGGAAAATTCAATGACAAATTAGTAGATTTAACTAGACCACTTGAATCAGACGGAAGTATCGAAATCGTAACGCCAGGTAGTGAAGAAGCATTAGAAGTGTTAAGACATTCTACAGCTCATCTAATGGCTCAAGCTTTAAAACGTTTATATGGAGATGTGAAATTTGGCGTAGGTCCTGTAATTGAAGGTGGATTTTATTATGACTTTGATATGGACGAATCCGTTTCATCTGATGATTTCGAAAAAATAGAAAAAACTATGAAACAAATCGTTGAGGAAAATCACAAAATAGTACGTAAAGTGGTATCCCGAGATGAAGCAAAAGCATTCTTTAGTGATGACCCTTATAAATTAGAATTAATCGAAGCAATTCCTGCTGATGAAAATGTTACATTATATTCACAAGGTGAGTTCACTGATTTATGTCGCGGTGTACATGTGCCGACTACATCTAAAATTAAAGAATTCAAATTATTGTCTACTGCTGGTGCATACTGGCGAGGAGATAGTAACAATAAAATGTTACAACGAATTTATGGTACTGCCTTCTTCGATAAAAAAGACTTAAAAGCCCATTTAAAAATGTTAGAAGAACGTAAAGAACGTGACCATAGACGTATTGGTAAAGATTTAGAATTATTTGCTAACAATCAGCTGGTCGGTGCTGGTTTACCACTATGGTTGCCGAATGGCGCGACAATTCGTCGTGAAATTGAACGTTATATAGTAGATAAAGAGATTAGTATGGGTTATGACCACGTATACACACCAGTAATGGCAAATACTGACTTATACAAAAAATCAGGCCACTGGGATCATTACAATGAAGATATGTTCCCTACAATGAAACTTGATGAACAAGAAGAAATGGTATTACGACCAATGAATTGCCCTCATCATATGATGATATATGCGAATAAACCGCATTCATATCGTGAACTACCAATTCGTATTGCTGAATTAGGCACAATGCATCGCTATGAAGCAAGCGGTGCAGTTTCAGGGCTGCAACGTGTACGTGGAATGACTTTAAATGATGCGCATATCTTCGTTCGACCTGATCAAATTAAAGAAGAATTTAAACGCGTTGTTAATCTTATCATCGATGTGTATGAAGATTTCGGTTTCGAAAATTATAACTTCAGATTAAGTTATAGAGATCCTGAAGATAAAGAAAAATATTATGATGATGACGACATGTGGGTAAAAGCTGAAAGCATGTTAAAAGAAGCGGTGGACGAATTAGGGTTAGAATATACGGAAGCAATTGGTGAAGCAGCATTCTATGGTCCAAAACTAGATGTACAAGTACAAACTGCTATGGGTAAAGAAGAAACGCTTAGTACAACTCAATTAGACTTTTTACTACCTCAAAAATTTGACTTAACTTATATTGGTAACGATGGAGAACAACACCGCCCAGTAGTGATCCATAGAGGTGTCGTATCAACTATGGAAAGATTTGTTGCCTTCTTAACTGAAGAAACTAAAGGTGCTTTCCCAACATGGTTAGCGCCTATGCAGGTTGAAATTATTCCAGTAAACGTTGATTTACACTATGATTATGCACGTAATTTACAAGATGAGTTAAAATCTCAAGGTATAAGAGTCGAAATTGATGATCGTAATGAAAAAATGGGTTATAAAATTCGTGAAGCTCAGATGCAAAAAATTCCATATCAACTTGTAGTTGGTGATAAAGAAATGGAAAACAATGAAGTCAATGTACGTAAATATGGTTCACAAGATCAAGAAACTGTTGAAAAAGATGACTTTATCTGGAATTTAGTAGATCAGATACGCTTGAAAAAATAA
- the mutM gene encoding bifunctional DNA-formamidopyrimidine glycosylase/DNA-(apurinic or apyrimidinic site) lyase translates to MPELPEVEHVKRGIEPYAKGQKISSVIFSDKVKEGKTDGRETIIKGMSLDTFRTFTENYVIEHIERRSKYIVFYLSNGHEERILISHLGMAGGFFIVKELDDISVKNYRNHWHVIFNLDNDMLLVYSDIRRFGEIRNVPSFEAYPSFLEIAPEPFDDESLNHYLSWFERKNYYKKPIKQMILDHRVIAGCGNIYACEALFRAGIHPNRTTQSLNNQEREMLFYYVREVLSEGIKYGGTSVSDYRHADGKTGSMQLHLNVYKQKTCKVCGDEIKTQVIAMRNSHYCPTCQN, encoded by the coding sequence ATGCCGGAATTACCAGAAGTTGAACATGTCAAAAGAGGCATTGAGCCATATGCCAAAGGTCAAAAAATAAGCTCTGTTATCTTTTCAGATAAAGTGAAGGAAGGTAAAACAGACGGGCGTGAAACTATAATAAAAGGTATGTCATTAGATACTTTCAGAACATTTACTGAGAATTATGTTATCGAACATATAGAAAGACGTAGTAAATATATCGTCTTTTACTTATCTAATGGCCATGAAGAACGTATTTTAATTAGTCATTTAGGCATGGCAGGTGGATTTTTTATTGTTAAGGAACTAGACGATATCTCGGTCAAAAATTATCGTAACCATTGGCATGTGATTTTTAATTTAGATAACGATATGCTACTCGTTTATTCTGATATTAGGAGATTTGGAGAAATAAGAAACGTACCATCATTTGAAGCCTATCCTTCGTTTTTAGAAATAGCACCAGAGCCTTTTGATGATGAATCTTTAAACCATTATTTGTCATGGTTTGAGCGTAAAAATTATTATAAAAAGCCAATCAAACAAATGATATTAGATCATAGAGTCATTGCAGGGTGTGGTAATATATATGCATGTGAAGCTTTATTTAGGGCAGGCATTCATCCGAATCGAACAACACAAAGTCTGAATAACCAAGAAAGAGAAATGTTATTTTATTATGTTCGAGAAGTTTTATCTGAAGGTATAAAATATGGTGGAACAAGTGTTTCTGATTATCGTCATGCCGATGGTAAGACGGGATCGATGCAACTGCATCTAAATGTATACAAACAAAAGACATGTAAAGTATGTGGCGATGAGATTAAAACGCAAGTCATTGCAATGCGTAATAGTCATTATTGCCCTACATGTCAAAATTAA
- the nrdR gene encoding transcriptional regulator NrdR, which produces MKCPKCNSTHSRVVDSRHADEVNAIRRRRECEVCNTRFTTFEHIEKRPLIVVKKDGTREQFLSEKILNGLVRSCEKRPVRYEQLEEITNKVEWRLRDEGRAEISSREIGEYVMNLLMHVDQVSYVRFASVYKEFKDVDQLLQSMQGILSENKRSDS; this is translated from the coding sequence ATGAAATGTCCAAAATGTAATTCAACGCATTCACGTGTCGTAGATTCACGCCACGCTGATGAAGTTAACGCGATTCGCCGTCGTAGAGAATGTGAAGTTTGTAATACTAGATTTACAACATTTGAACATATAGAGAAAAGACCACTTATCGTAGTGAAAAAGGATGGTACACGTGAACAATTTTTAAGTGAGAAGATTTTAAATGGTTTAGTTCGTTCATGTGAAAAGAGACCAGTTAGATATGAACAATTAGAAGAAATCACTAATAAAGTCGAATGGCGTCTTAGAGACGAAGGGCGTGCTGAAATCTCTTCTAGAGAAATTGGCGAGTATGTAATGAATTTATTAATGCATGTAGATCAGGTATCATACGTACGATTTGCATCAGTTTATAAAGAATTTAAAGATGTGGATCAACTATTACAATCAATGCAAGGCATTTTATCAGAAAATAAACGGAGTGATTCATAA
- the gap gene encoding type I glyceraldehyde-3-phosphate dehydrogenase, with product MTTNIAINGMGRIGRMALRIALKNENLNVVAINASYSPETIAHLIKYDTTHGTYDLKVEHNENGIKVEDHEIKLVSDRNPENLPWESLNIDIVIEATGKFNHGDKAIGHINSGAKKVLLTGPSKGGDVQMIVKGVNNESLDINKYDVFSNASCTTNCIGPVAKVLNDSFGIVNGLMTTVHSITNDQNNIDNPHKDLRRARSCNESIIPTSTGAAKALKEVLPELEGKLHGMALRVPTKNVSLVDLVVDLEQNVTAEEVNNAFRENDLEGVLATQDAPLVSVDFNTNPHSAIIDTQSTMVMGDNKVKVIAWYDNEWGYSNRVVEVADQIGQLLNSEADVLIS from the coding sequence ATGACGACTAATATAGCAATTAATGGAATGGGTAGAATAGGAAGAATGGCTTTACGTATCGCACTTAAAAATGAAAATTTAAACGTAGTAGCAATTAATGCTAGTTATTCACCAGAAACTATAGCTCATTTAATTAAATATGATACTACTCATGGTACATATGATTTGAAAGTTGAACATAATGAAAATGGCATTAAAGTAGAAGATCATGAAATTAAATTAGTATCTGATAGAAATCCTGAAAATCTACCATGGGAATCACTAAATATTGATATAGTGATAGAAGCGACTGGTAAATTTAACCATGGAGATAAAGCGATTGGTCATATAAATTCAGGTGCTAAAAAAGTATTACTAACGGGGCCATCAAAAGGTGGCGACGTCCAAATGATAGTTAAAGGTGTTAATAATGAAAGTTTAGATATTAATAAGTATGACGTATTTAGTAATGCTTCTTGTACTACAAACTGTATTGGACCAGTTGCCAAAGTATTAAATGACAGCTTTGGTATTGTCAATGGATTAATGACTACTGTACATTCAATTACAAATGATCAAAATAATATTGATAATCCACACAAAGATTTAAGACGTGCACGTTCATGTAACGAGAGCATTATCCCGACTTCTACTGGTGCCGCGAAAGCATTAAAAGAAGTATTGCCGGAATTAGAAGGCAAATTACATGGTATGGCACTTAGAGTACCTACCAAAAATGTATCACTAGTAGATTTAGTCGTAGATTTAGAACAAAATGTAACAGCTGAAGAGGTAAATAATGCATTTAGAGAAAATGATTTAGAAGGTGTTTTAGCCACTCAAGATGCACCGTTAGTTTCTGTAGACTTTAATACTAATCCACATTCAGCAATAATAGATACTCAAAGCACAATGGTTATGGGTGATAATAAGGTGAAAGTAATTGCTTGGTATGATAATGAATGGGGTTATTCAAATCGTGTTGTTGAAGTAGCTGACCAAATAGGACAGTTATTAAATTCTGAAGCAGATGTACTAATTAGTTAA
- the dnaI gene encoding primosomal protein DnaI: MKSFENIMGESNDLTKRIAKIKQEVVSDKDVKAFLTEHQSELTNAMIDEDLNVLQEYKDQQKHYDGHRFEDCPNFVKGHVPELYIEHNHIRIRYLQCPCKIKHDEEKYNAHLITSHHMQRDTLNAKLKDIHMDGKRLEAAMKADEICNEIANNKTSVKGLYLYGQFGTGKSFILGAIANQLKTKKIASTIIYLPEFIRTLKSGFKDGSFESKLATVREANILMLDDIGAEEITPWVRDEVIGPILHYRMVQELPTFFSSNLSFKELEHHLSVTRDGTEKTKAARILERIKTLATPYYLEGKNYRDV, from the coding sequence ATGAAAAGCTTTGAAAATATTATGGGAGAGTCAAATGACTTAACTAAACGTATAGCAAAAATCAAACAAGAAGTAGTTAGTGACAAAGATGTCAAAGCATTTTTGACAGAACATCAGTCTGAACTAACTAACGCCATGATAGACGAAGATTTAAATGTGTTACAAGAATATAAAGATCAACAAAAGCATTATGATGGTCATCGTTTTGAGGATTGTCCGAACTTTGTCAAAGGGCATGTACCAGAACTTTATATTGAGCATAATCATATTAGAATCCGCTATTTACAATGTCCTTGTAAAATTAAGCACGATGAAGAAAAATATAATGCTCATTTAATCACATCTCACCATATGCAACGCGATACTTTAAACGCCAAATTAAAAGATATCCATATGGATGGCAAAAGATTAGAAGCTGCGATGAAAGCTGATGAAATATGTAATGAAATAGCTAACAATAAGACAAGTGTTAAGGGGCTATACCTATACGGACAATTCGGTACAGGTAAATCGTTCATATTGGGTGCTATAGCGAATCAACTAAAAACTAAAAAAATCGCATCTACCATTATTTACTTACCAGAATTTATTCGTACACTTAAGAGTGGATTTAAGGACGGTAGTTTTGAATCTAAACTTGCTACTGTACGTGAAGCGAATATATTAATGTTAGATGATATAGGTGCAGAAGAAATCACGCCATGGGTTAGAGACGAAGTTATTGGTCCAATATTACATTATAGAATGGTCCAAGAGTTGCCGACATTCTTTAGTTCAAATTTGAGTTTTAAAGAACTCGAACATCATTTATCCGTCACGCGTGACGGCACAGAAAAAACGAAAGCAGCTAGAATTTTAGAACGTATCAAAACATTAGCGACACCTTACTATTTAGAAGGTAAAAATTATCGCGATGTTTGA